GTCAATGGCCTACTAAAAGTTGATATGTATGGCTTTACTGGTAGTTTGATTGGTTTTCCATCATTTGTTGCTAAGGCAGGGCAAGGCAACCCGAACAACCTGCTTAATTTCTGGATTGCTTCAATCGTGACAATTATCGCTGCCTTTTTACTAACCTACTTCTTTGGTTACCAAGAAGGCGATGCAACTAGTCCAAAACAGGCACCGAAAAAGAAAAATCTAGCTGATCTATAAGCAATTATTTTAAGTAAAAAAGCTTAATTAATTTGATAAACCATATGGAAAGAATAAGACTAACTCAGATAGATTAATCAAGAACTTGATTAACTTCTTGTGCAAAATTGATTTACCCATGCTAAAATATAGTCATAAAGAAAAAGAAGCCTTGCAAAAGCAAGACCTCTTATCTGAATTTCAAGCAGCCGCTTTAAAGGCGGTTGACTAAAAGTTATAGGTTAATCAAAAAGACCTGTCCCATAACTCGCCAAAGTTATTGTTGGGACGGTCTTTTTGTTTATTTGCGTTTGTCGATATCCGTCAACAAGACAATAATAAACGTGGCAAATGCCAGCGCTAATTCTAGTGCATGTTGCACGCTAGTCACATAACTTCCGAATAACTGCTACATTGACTCACTCAAAAACTGTTTAGGCGACATACCATAGACTGAATAAAATGCATTGTACAAATTGCGGTAAGTTTTAAAGCCGGTTTCTTGTGCAATCTGCTCAAGAGAGCGTTTGCCCTTTTGTGCCTCGAGTACTACTTTTTCAAGTCTAATAATATCCAGAATTTCTTTAAAATTGGTTCCTAGGTTTTTCTTAATGACTTTAGAACAATAACTTGGTGAATAGCCCAAAAACTTTGCCATATCAGTTAAAGTAATACTTTTGGAATAATTGATATTAATGTAATCAATTGCCTTGTTTAAAATGCTGATGCTTTTATCATCAGCATTATTTTTATTTACTTTAACAGAATATGAGGAAATGAGCTCTTTTAAAATCAGTAGACCAGAAGAATATAAGTCTAAAAAGTATTGAATATTTTTGGGATGATTTTCGGTTTGATATATTGCCTGATTAAATAATGCAATTATTCGTTCACTAGCTTCTTGCTCAGTAGGGAAGTTAATGTCTTTAAAGATAAATACTTTATCAAATTGATTATTCGTGACTAGTTTTAAAAAAGATAATGGCAACTGAATACAAAGTACCCAGTTTTTAGATAGGCTCCTAGTTGAATGAATAATGTTGGGATTAATAACTACAAATTCATTTTTATGTAGAAGATAAGTTTTATTTTGTAGGGTAATCTTTAGTGTACCTTCTTTAACAAAAAGAATTTCAGTGCTTTGATGCCAATGCGGTGCAATAATGCGATCAAGATTTTTTGCTCTGAAACTGAAAATCTTAAAAGGAATCATTGCCGCATGTGTAATTTCTTCATATTTAATCATTAGTTAAAACCTCTATTGCTAGTATTTTACTTTAATAGAACAAAAAGTTACAGGTTAGTCTGCTTTTTTATGTATGTTGAACAAGTAAAATCAAAATTATAATAGTTAATAAGTAAATAAGCGCTTAACAGCTTTAAAAAGGTAATGATAAAAATGAATCAAAAAGAAATAATACGTTTGTTAAAAGACATGAGTTTAGACGAAAAAATAGGTCAACTAATTCAATTATCTGGTGAGTTTTTTAGTGCTAATGATATCTCAATTGGGCCAATTGAGAAACTAGGAATTTCAAAGAAAATGGTTGACTTGACAGGTTCAATACTCAATGTAGTCGGTGCAAAAGAAACGCACGAAGTACAAGAAAGACAGATGCAAAAGCAACCCCATCATATCCCAGTGTTATTCATGTCAGATGTAATTTACGGTTATAAAACAATTTTACCGATTCCTTTAGGCTTGGGAGCAACTTGGGATTTAAAAAATGTGCGCCAAGCTTTTGTAAACGCTGCTGATGAAGCTTCGGCAGCTGGCAATCACGTTGCCTTTGCACCGATGGTTGACGTTGTTCGTGATGCTAGATGGGGACGAGTGCTTGAGTCGCCAGGTGAGGATCCGTATTTAAATGCTAGATTTGCGGAAAACATGGTTAACGGCCTACAAGAAAATTTAAAAAATAAAAAAGGCCAGGCTGCCTGCGTTAAGCACTATGCTGCTTATGGTGCAGTTGAAGGTGGTAAAGAATATAACTCAGTAGATATGTCGATAAGCAATCTGTTTCAGAACTATTTACCGCCTTATAAAGCGGCTGTTGCTGCTGGCAGCGAAATGGTGATGACATCTTTAACAACACTTAACGGTGTGCCAGCCACTGCTAGTAAAGCACTTTTATCTACAATTTTGCGCCAAAAATGGGGCTTTGATGGTGTGATTATTTCAGATTATGCTTCGATTTTTGAACTGATTAAGCACGGATTTGCAGCAAATGAGATTCAGGCTAGTGAAGAAGCTTTCAACGCTAGCGTTGATATTGATATGAAATCGCCATGTTATGCTAATGGCTTACAGCCCTTAGTTACTAACGGTCAACTTGATGAAGAAAAAATCGATCAGGCTGTTTTACGTGTTCTTAATTTGAAAAATCGATTGGGCCTTTTTGAAGATCCATTCTACGGTGCGAGTCCTGAGCGTGAGGCTAAAAGCATTCTAACCTCTACGAAAAGACAACATGCGCGAAAATTAAGTCAAGAATCACTGGTTTTATTGCAAAATGATAACCACGTCTTGCCCCTAAATAAAGAGCAAAAAGTTGTGCTAATTGGTCCATATGCTAGTCGTAAGACCCTAATTGGCATGTGGGCGATTCATGGCAATCCGCAAGATACAATTACTATTGCTGATGGAATGAAGAGATTTATTCCTGATTTGAAAGTATATCAAGGGACAGATCTGCAGAGAAGTAAAAAGCTACTGAAGAATCTTGGCTTTCTTAATGAAAAAGAAATTGCTGAAGCTATTTCAACGCCGAAGCAGGAACAAAAAAATAATCAAGAAGCACTTGAAGCTGCTAAAAAGGCTGACACAGTGGTATTAGCTTTAGGCGAAGAAACTTATGAGGATGGAGAAGCAGGTTCTAAAACAGACTTGCGCTTACCGAAAAATCAACGTCAATTAATTGATCAATTGGCTAATTTAGGCAAGAAGATTATTTTGGTTTTAATAAATGGTAGACCGCTAGTATTAAATGATATTAAAGATAAAGTTGATGCAATAATTGAGGCTTGGTTCCCAGGAACAGAGGGGGGAAATGCGATTGCCGATGTACTTTTTGGGGAATGCAATCCTTCTGGCAGGCTGACAATGGAATTTCCTTATTCTAGTGCTGAAGAGCCGTTATATTACAATCATTTATCAACTGGTAGGCCAGAAAGCAATTCACAGCATAAAGGTAGATTTGTTTCTAAGTATTTAGATTGTCCTTCAGGTGCATTGTATCCATTCGGCTATGGTTTGTCTTATTGCGATGTGGACTACAGTAGTCTGCAATTAAGTGCAAACGAAATTACACCTGATCAGGATATCAAGGTTTCAATTAACGTGACTAATACTGGAAAATGTTCAACAACTGAAACGGTGCAGCTATATTTTAGAGATGAGGTAGCATCTGTTGCTCAGCCAGTTAAGCGATTAATTAATTTTCAAAAAGTCCAGTTAAAACCAATGGAAAAGAAGCCTGTAGAATTTGTACTTTCGCTCAGTGAATTAAGCTTTTTTGATAATACTGGAAATGAAAAAATAGAACCAGGATTTTTCACAATTATGGTGGGACCCAACTCTCGGGATGTTTCTTCTGCTAGATTGTATTTTGCTGGTTAAACACAAATGACAATTTTTTACATGTTTTTAGCGTGAAACATGTATAGGATTAAGCTTATCAAGCGCTTACAATTATCGTGCAAAGTAAAAATTGTACTTAAGGAGGAGAGAATGATGGCTTCAAAAGAGAACCAAAAAATTGCCAAACAAGTCTTTGACGCGATTGGTGGCAAAAATAATATTGTGTCAACTGCTCATTGTGCTACGAGGCTAAGGCTAGTCGTTCATGACCGAACAAAAGTTGATGAGAAGAAGTTAGATCAAATCGATAAAGCTAAAGGACATTTTTTTACGTCTGGGCAGTATCAAATCATTTTTGGAACGGGGCTCGTTAATGACGTCTATGAGGCAGTTAAAGAAGCAGGCGCAGCAACGACAAGTAGCGCAGATTTAAATGATGTTGCCGCAGAAAAATCAGGTTGGTTCCGCAAGGCAATCAGAATGTTTGCAGATGTTTTTGTTCCGATTATTCCAGCACTAGTTGCAACGGGTTTGTTTATGGGACTAAAAGGGCTGATTACTCAACCGCAGATCCTGCAAATTTTTGGCATGACGCCTAAACAAATACCAGCACAATTTAATACTTATTTTAGTATTCTTACCGGAACTGCTTTTGACTTCTTACCTGTTTTGGTCTGCTGGTCAGCATTTCGCGTATTTGGCGGTAGTCCTATTTTAGGGGTATTACTAGGGCTAATGTTAGTTAATCCGTCTTTGCCATCTGCTTGGGATGTTGCCCAGGGAACTAAGCCTGCATTAATGTTTTTCGGTGTGATTCCAGTTGCAGGGTACCAGGCCTCTGTTTTACCAGCTTTTATTCTGGGCTTTTTAGGAGCAAAAACAGAAAAGTGGATTCATAAACATGTGGTCAATTCCTTGGACTTAATCGTGACGCCTTTTGCAACGCTACTGATAATGAGTATGCTGGGGCTGTTTATTGTTGGTCCCATCTTTAGATCAGTAGAGCGGGGAATACTTTATGCGACTGAGTGGATTGTTCAACTACCATATGGTTTAGGCGGCCTCATTTGGGGCGGTATCAATCAGATGGTTGTCGTTACTGGATTGCATCATGCCTTGAATATTGTTGAAATTCAATTGCTAGCGAATACGCACTGGAATCAGGTTAATCCTATCAGTTCTGCTTCAATTGCAGCGCAAGCTGGTGCAGTTCTTGCGGTCGCTGTAAAAAGCCATTCAAGTAAGATTAAGCAAATAGCTTTTCCATCAACCATTTCAGCTTTACTTGGTATCACTGAACCGGCAATTTACGGCATAAATATTAGATTCTTAAAGCCATTTTTGTTTGGCTGTGTTGGAGGAGCAGCAGGAGGATTTCTTTCAAGTATTTTCAACTTAAGGGCAACAGGCATGTCAATTACGGTTATTCCCGGAATATTACTATTTCTTAATCAGCAATTGCCTTTATATATCTTGGTTTGCCTAGTTGGCTTTGGGGTTGCATTTACACTAACTTACTTTTTTGGCTATAACGATCGGATGTTAAAAGAAGAACGATAGAAAATAAGTAAAGGACTGTTTGATTACCAATAATTAAACGGTCTTTTTGTTGTTGAGGATAATTAAATGACTGATAGAAGAAAAGAGTTTAGAAATTTAGTATCTAATTTAAGTTCGGTACCTCAAAATGTGATAACTGAGCAAAAAAAGCGTGTTGGCCAATCTCCATATCGTCAGCAATTTCATCTGGAAAGTATAATGGGGCAGCTAAATGATCCTAATGGTTTTTCTTTTTTTGCTGGCTATTACCACTTGTTTTATCAATCTTTCCCCCTTAAATTTACGCAAAATCCCACTTATTTTGAGCAGGGTTGGCAACACTTAAAATCAAGAAACTTAATTGATTGGCAGGATTTAGGCCAAGCAATGGCCAATGACACTAAATATGATCAATATGGCGTTTATTCAGGAAGTGCAATTCAAGCCAATAATCGTTTATTTTTAATGTATACGGGAAATTCGTGGATTGGGACTAACACGCCACACTGGCACCGGATGCCGACTCAATTAGGAGCCTGGATGGATCGAAATGATTGTGTGACTAAATTAAAAAGTCCCTTAATTAAGGGTCGAATCAAAGGCTATACTGGTCACTTTAGAGATCCAAAGATTTTTCAGAAAAAAGGAATATATTATGCTGTAATTGGGGCACAGAAAACTAATCAAAAAGGGACAGTTCTGCTATATAAGAGTCAAGACTTATTGACTTGGGAAAAAATAGGAGAAGTCAAAACCAATTTTGATAAAAACATGGGCTATATGTGTGAATGTCCAGATTATTTTGAACTTGCGCATCATGGTGTCCTCCTTTTTTGTCCGCAAGGACTTAATACGAAAAATAATCGTTTTCTTAATCAATATCAGGCTTGTTATTCTATCGGACAACCCTTAAATCTAAATACTGGTCTGTTTACCGGCACCGAGTTTAATGAGATTGATCAGGGATTTGACTTTTATGCTCCGCAAACAATGCTCACACCTGATGGGAGAAGGGTTTTAATTGCTTGGATGAGTATCTTAAATGGTAATGATCCAACAGTAGATTATGACTATACTGGCTGCTTAACTTTTCCACGGGAATTAACTTGTGATGGCAAGTATCTTTACCAAAAGCCAATTGATGAGATTAAAGACTTAGCCATTGCACAATTGATTGCCGAAAAAACGGTTAGGCAAGAGAAAAAAATTGCCGAGGGCAGGAATCAACGAGACCTAAAATTGACCATAAAATGTGGCTCAAAATCAATTTTTGTCCTTGATTTATTTAGTGATGATAAAAATAGTAAACACTTGCGCCTAATACTAAATGCTATTAAAAATCGCTTTATCGTTAACCGAGCTAATGCAGGTGCTAATTTTGAAGATGAATATGGAACTGAACGCAGTTGTGCAATTGATTTGAGTAAAAAAATTCAATTACGGATTTTGCAGGACACGTCTTCTGCCGAAATCTTTTTAGAAAATGGTAAATATGTTTTTACGATGAGAGTTTTTACTTCAATTGAACAAAATAAAATATTCGTAACAAGTTTGAATGAAGCGACCAAAATTGAGTATGAAATTAATTGTTTGCGAGCAATAAAGAGGACTGGTAATTAGAGACTTGCCCGTTTTATTTGCAGGCCTAAATTGCCTAAAAGTTGTCACCGTGATTAAATAAAGAAAATATAGATTAGTATTGAACGGGAGATAAACCATGAAAATTTTGGTAATTGGAGCACATGGTCAGATTGGCCGGCAGTTAGTACAGATTTTACAAGCAAAGGAAAACTGCCAAGTAATTGCGGGCTTGCGCTCAGCTAGCCAACAGGAAGAATATCAACAACAAAATATTATGACTGCGTATGTTGATTTGACAAAAGCGCAAGCACAACTTGAACAAGTGATGCAAGGAGTCGACGTAGTCGTATTTGCTGCTGGCTCAGGTGGAAAAACTGGTGCGGATGCAACGATGATGATTGACCTTGATGGTGCGGTTAAGGCAATTAATGCTGCTGAAAAGACAAATGTTAGTCGGTTCATCATGATTAGTTCAATTAAGGCCAATGACCGAGGCTTTTGGTCAGATAATGTTCCACCTAGAGCTCCAGAAAGCTATTATTACGCAGCCAAGTACTATGCCGATGAGTGGCTTTTGCACAGTTCTTTGGATTACACGATTCTGCGGCCAGCAAGATTAATTAATCAACCTGCTACTGGAAAAATTCAGATAGCTTCACAATTGACGCAGTCAATAGATGATATAAGCATTACTAGAGCAGATGTTGCCGAAACGGTTGCTACTATTATTGAAAGTTCTAGATTGCATAAGCAGCAATTTGATTTAGCTAACGGTGATACACCGATTGCGCAGGCAGTTGAGCAATTCAACTAAACAAGTTATTAAATTAGGTGAATAAAAATGATAATTGATACCAAAAAACTCCAGAAGGAAGTTCTTGATAATAAAAGAAGACATAATTTTAATACGACAGATATCAAGTTTGAATTGCTGCTATTGTATGGCGAAGTAAATGAGCTGTTTAAAGGCTGGCTTAAGCAAGATGATGATAATATCAATGAAGAATTAGCAGATGTTGGTATTTTTTTGCTGGGTATATCCGAAATGTTGGGAAGCGACTTAGGAAAAGACATAGTTGATAAAATTGAAATAAATAAAAACAGGATTTATAAAAACGGAGTAAAAGTAAGTAAAAAATAGTCCGAAAACAAAGAGTCTGGGAAGAAACTAGCTCTTTAAGCAAAAAAGAAGCAGCCAAAACACCGAAAAAGTGTTTTAGCTGCTTTTTGCTTCTTTCTGCCCGCTAAAGTTGACTATTAGGATCACTCCTTTGCCAATATTTTTTCATATTCTTTTGTCTTTTGACGTTGCATTAATTCTGTTAGCCTAAATAAGAATGCTAATATTAAAAATAAATGATATAATTAATTAAGACTTTTATGACTGGCTCATTATAGGTTGTGTCAATTTCGTTGTGGGGATGAAATTGACAGTTTAATCTTATTGAGTGGAGACATAATGATAATTAAAACGGAAAATTTAACAAAACAATATCAGAAAGTAACTTCCGTCGACTTTTTTCACCGAACAAAACAAACTATTGCTGCGGTTAAAAATGTTTCTTTGCAAATTAACCAAGGCGATCATGTGGGTCTTGTTGGCCTAAATGGTTCAGGCAAATCTACCTTAATCAAAATGATCTTAGGAATTTTGCAGCCTAATGGAGGTAAAATTACAACTTTTGGTGTGAATCCAGTTGATAATCGACAAATAAATGCCCGCAAAATTGGTGTCGTGTTTGGGCAAAGAAGTCAGTTACGCTGGGACTTGCCGGTAATGGATACCTTGCTATTAAACCGGGAACTTTACCAGGTAGATAACAAAGACTTTCATAGCAGACTGAACCAATTAACTAAAACGCTTGGTGCTGAGGACTTTCTAAGTCAGCCAGTGCGTACGCTTAGTTTAGGTCAACGAATGAAAGTAGAATTTATTGCGGCCTTAATTCATGATCCTGAACTAATTATTCTTGATGAACCAACAATCGGTCTTGATGTTTTAACTAAAAACAGTCTGATTGCTTTTTTAAAAGGGCTAACAAATAAAACAATTATTTTCACCTCGCATGATCTAATTGAAGTGGAGCAGACGTGCTCCCGAATCATGATTATGAATGCGGGTAATTTGGTGCTCAATCTTGACAGCGCAAAAATTGCCAATTTAGCAGTACCAGCGACGATTACTTTTACTAGTAGCAGCAGTAACTATGCTGATTTACGCCAAACGTGGCCCCAATTAATGCAGCTTACAAACGGTGACTTTCAACTAGCTGACATTGAACAAAAAAATATTAAAGAAATTCTGAGCCAATTAACTGCCAGTGTTCCAATTGAGAATATTGAAGTTAAAAATAATAAGCTTGAATACTTGCTCAGTCATATTGCAGGGGGTAATGCCCATGAAATATAGATTGACCTTAATGAAAATAGGTATCAAAAATGGTTTTGCATCGAAATCTGCCTTAGTTTTTTGGCTTTTTTCAGCGCTAATTTCATTTATTGTCCAGTATTTTTTGTGGAAAGCTGTTTTAATAGGACGGCCAAACGCAGTTTTTCGGCAGACAGTTAGTTATCTGTTATTAATGCAGTTATTAACGATTTTGTTTCCTAAATCTAGCTATACGCTTAACGATAAGGTACGTTCGGGTGATATTGCGCTTGATTTGCTAAAGCCACTGGCTGTTCGAACTCAGTTACTCTGGGAAAGTTTAGGTTATTCTATTGCTAAGTTTTTAGTAATTGGCTTAGTCATTTTAGTACTTTATTTTTGGCTCCTAAACTTCCAAGTCTCTTTATCAGCGATATTAATGGTCATAGTAGCTGGTTTCTTAGCGTACTTTTTATATTTTGAGTTAGAACTAATTCTGGGAACATTCTCTTTTTATACATATAGTATTTGGGGAATTTCTACCTTTAAGGAAGCAGTTTTGCTTGTTCTTGCCGGAAATGTTTTTCCAGCTAACTTCTATCCAGATGCTTTAAAAACGCTGTCTTCTTATTTGCCGTTTCAGTATTCGTTTGGTGCGGTCGGAATGTTGGCTGAAACACCATCTTGGTCATTTTTTAGCCAAGTAGTGCTGATCCAAATTTTATATTTATTACTATTTAGCTTCGTGTATAAGTACCTTTTTAAGCATGCAGTTACTAAAACAGTAGTTCAAGGAGGCTAAAAATGAGATATCTAAAATTGTTTTTTGCCTATTTAAAAGTTAATTTAAAATCTCTTGCTGTTTATGATCTTGATTTTTACTTTGCGATTGCTGGCATGATTATTCAGAATGTACTTAATATTGTTGCTTTAAGGTTTATTTTCAATTTAGTGCCACGAATCAAAGGCTATAGTTTTGAGCAATTACTGCTTACTTATGCCTTGGCGACGCTAGCATTTGCAATCTTTCGCTGCTTTTTTATTAATGCGCTTAATATTTCGGACTATCTTCATCAGGGTAAGCTTGATACGATTCTAATTAAACCGGTTAGCCCGCTTTTCCAGCTAATCAATGAGCGTGTAGATGAAGACGCGTGGGGTGATTTGCTGGTTGCACTTTTATTGTTAGTGCTGGTTGATATTCGGCTGCATAATCCCTGGTACATAACGGTGATGTTTATTTTTATTTCACTGTTTACTTCTTTAATTTTCTTAAGCTTAGCAATTCTGGGCAATATTGTCTCACTTTGGTCTAATGGTTTAGCCGACTTGGCTGAAACCACGTTTGACTTTTTTGAGATGAGCAAGTACCCGTTATCAATCTATGCGGAAGGATTTAGATTGGTTTTAACTTTTGTGTTGCCATTAGGTTGGGTAGCCTCAATTCCGCAAGAAAAAATTGCTCAAGAGCATGAATGGATTTGGCTGGGAATTATTCCGGCAGTTTGTATTTTATTCTTTTTACTTATTTACCAATTGTGGCGACTCTTTTTACAGAGATACCAAAGTACTGGTAGCTAATTTAAGTAAGTAAAAAGCCTTTGATTTTTCAGTCAAAGGCTTTTTTTCTTAGGAGTTTTCTTCGGCTAATTGACCTGCAGCCTGATGAATTACTTGCACACTATTGATAACAAAGGGGAAACCAACATAAGGCAAAAGCTGGATTACTGACCAAATTAATTCACTTTCGGTATTGCCAGCCCTTAAGCTTCCGCGTGCATGGGCCTTGATTTGAAATTCAACATTTAATGTAATAAGAGCTAGTAATTCATAGCGTTCACGGTCGCGAACCGGCAAAGTCTTCCGGTTATAAAAATCATTAAAAAAGTGCTGTGTTAACGCATATGGAATAAATTGACCTGCTTCATCGGGCAAATCTTTTAGTAAGTTTTTGATTTCTGTACTGTAAAGCCTACTTTGCACTCTAGCGCCAAAATCCTGATCGGTGGCGGTTTCAGTTAGAAACAGCTGAACTTGATGCTGAGCAAAAACTTTTTGAATAGAAGGCAATGCCTGCTCAACTTTTAATGTGCCGATAACAGGCACTAATTGGTAAATTACTTCGGCAATTGTTTCAGGCTCAACCTGCTTATTTAGTGCTTGCTCAACTTGATCAGGTAGCTGCTTAATTATTCCCTGGGTAATACTAGCAATTATTGGAATTAAAAAGCGATCTTTTTGTAAATGCTTTGTACAATGATTGTTAACATCACTAACAAAAGGGGCAACTAGTTGGTTAAATTCTTCGATAAGTGCTTTATTCACAGTATTCTCTCCTTTATCAACTAAATTCTAGTGTGAATTATTTGTAGTGTAAAATGCTTATCGTGCATGATCAAAGATAATTTTAAGTAATTATAACGGTTAAAAGATTGACTCCTTTAGCAATTTTAAAAATAGCTCCGCTACAGGTGATAGACTGACCTCGCGTTTCCAGACGACTTTAATTGGGTATTGCAACTGGGGCGCAAGCTTTCTAAAAGTGACGCCAGAGCCGGGTGAAGTGTTAACTAGGTTATCCAGGGTTAGCATCAGTGCAGCATTATTTTTGACCAGCAAAGTGCCATTGAAGTTTAGATTATAAGTACCAATAAAGTTGACCTTTTCTTTGTAATTGCCCAGCCAATTTTGAAAAGTATGAAAATTGACCGCCTGCTGTGAATTTAAAACTGACCGACCAGCTAAGTCCTGCGGCGTAATCATTTCTTGTTTGACTAGCGCGTCGCTAGTATTCATTAATACGCCCCAAGTGTCTTTTTCAGGCAAAGTTAAAGAGGCGTAATTTGGTGTGGGTGCATCCCCAATAATAACCGCAAAATCAACTGTGCCGTTAGTTAGCTTACGTTCAGCATAACTATAGTCGCCGCTTAAAAGGTGAATTTTAACGGTTGGGTGCTCTTTAATAACCGCACTCACAACATTCATGATGCGCTGCATACCAATACTTTCGCCAGCAGCAATGGTTAAGTCGCCACTAATAAAAGAAGATGATTCTAGATTGCTTTTAGTCTTGGCAGTTAAAGCCAAGATTTCTTTAGCTTGCTCTAGTAGGTATTGTCCAGCAGGAGTAAGCGTCAATCGCCGTGACTTGCGGCTAAATAACTTAACGCCTAATTCATCTTCTAGATCCGCAATTTGTCTAGACAATGCGGGTTGGGAGATTAACAGTTTTTGTGCTGCGTGTGTCATATTGCCTTCTTGTGCAACCGCAACGAAGTAATTTAAAACTCGTAATTCCATTTTCCTTCTCTTTATATGTTTATCTGTTTTTAGTTAGTGATTTTTGACTATTTTTTAATGCAAATTGGTTATGTTTAGTAATCATTAATGAGTATTTCACATCGGTAAAGTAAGTATCTACAATTAAGATATCATCATCTTTTAACTAGTATTGAAAGGAGTCTTTCAAATGAATGAATGGTCAAAAGTGGTCCTAGATAATTTTATTCATGACGAGACGATTAAAATTGAGCCTTTTTATGAAGATGGCAAAACTCACGCCACACCGGTAACGATTTGGTTTGTGATTATTGCAGGTAGAATTTATATTAGGGCATATCACGGACACGATTCTAAGTGGTATCAAGCAGCCGTAAAGCAAGGTGCAGGTCAAATCACAGCTGGCAATCAAACTTATCAAGTTAACTTTACTGCTGCTAGCAACAATACTGAAATGGGTCAGCGAATAAATCAGGCATATCATCAAAAATATGAGGGTCAGAGTCCATTAGAAGGGATGACTTCTCCGGCGGCAATTAAAGCAGCAATATGTATTATGCCAAAGCAAGATTAAGCTAGTCTAGAAGATATTAGTAAGCGAAAAGCTCCGACTACTAGGAAGTTTAAGGTGCTAAATTGGAATAGTAGTAAGCCGGATCCGATCAACTGTGCAAC
This genomic window from Lactobacillus panisapium contains:
- a CDS encoding ABC transporter permease — translated: MRYLKLFFAYLKVNLKSLAVYDLDFYFAIAGMIIQNVLNIVALRFIFNLVPRIKGYSFEQLLLTYALATLAFAIFRCFFINALNISDYLHQGKLDTILIKPVSPLFQLINERVDEDAWGDLLVALLLLVLVDIRLHNPWYITVMFIFISLFTSLIFLSLAILGNIVSLWSNGLADLAETTFDFFEMSKYPLSIYAEGFRLVLTFVLPLGWVASIPQEKIAQEHEWIWLGIIPAVCILFFLLIYQLWRLFLQRYQSTGS
- a CDS encoding ABC transporter ATP-binding protein, producing the protein MIIKTENLTKQYQKVTSVDFFHRTKQTIAAVKNVSLQINQGDHVGLVGLNGSGKSTLIKMILGILQPNGGKITTFGVNPVDNRQINARKIGVVFGQRSQLRWDLPVMDTLLLNRELYQVDNKDFHSRLNQLTKTLGAEDFLSQPVRTLSLGQRMKVEFIAALIHDPELIILDEPTIGLDVLTKNSLIAFLKGLTNKTIIFTSHDLIEVEQTCSRIMIMNAGNLVLNLDSAKIANLAVPATITFTSSSSNYADLRQTWPQLMQLTNGDFQLADIEQKNIKEILSQLTASVPIENIEVKNNKLEYLLSHIAGGNAHEI
- a CDS encoding carboxymuconolactone decarboxylase family protein; protein product: MNKALIEEFNQLVAPFVSDVNNHCTKHLQKDRFLIPIIASITQGIIKQLPDQVEQALNKQVEPETIAEVIYQLVPVIGTLKVEQALPSIQKVFAQHQVQLFLTETATDQDFGARVQSRLYSTEIKNLLKDLPDEAGQFIPYALTQHFFNDFYNRKTLPVRDRERYELLALITLNVEFQIKAHARGSLRAGNTESELIWSVIQLLPYVGFPFVINSVQVIHQAAGQLAEENS
- a CDS encoding DUF2255 family protein, with the protein product MNEWSKVVLDNFIHDETIKIEPFYEDGKTHATPVTIWFVIIAGRIYIRAYHGHDSKWYQAAVKQGAGQITAGNQTYQVNFTAASNNTEMGQRINQAYHQKYEGQSPLEGMTSPAAIKAAICIMPKQD
- a CDS encoding LysR family transcriptional regulator — protein: MELRVLNYFVAVAQEGNMTHAAQKLLISQPALSRQIADLEDELGVKLFSRKSRRLTLTPAGQYLLEQAKEILALTAKTKSNLESSSFISGDLTIAAGESIGMQRIMNVVSAVIKEHPTVKIHLLSGDYSYAERKLTNGTVDFAVIIGDAPTPNYASLTLPEKDTWGVLMNTSDALVKQEMITPQDLAGRSVLNSQQAVNFHTFQNWLGNYKEKVNFIGTYNLNFNGTLLVKNNAALMLTLDNLVNTSPGSGVTFRKLAPQLQYPIKVVWKREVSLSPVAELFLKLLKESIF
- a CDS encoding ABC transporter permease, producing the protein MKYRLTLMKIGIKNGFASKSALVFWLFSALISFIVQYFLWKAVLIGRPNAVFRQTVSYLLLMQLLTILFPKSSYTLNDKVRSGDIALDLLKPLAVRTQLLWESLGYSIAKFLVIGLVILVLYFWLLNFQVSLSAILMVIVAGFLAYFLYFELELILGTFSFYTYSIWGISTFKEAVLLVLAGNVFPANFYPDALKTLSSYLPFQYSFGAVGMLAETPSWSFFSQVVLIQILYLLLFSFVYKYLFKHAVTKTVVQGG